One Lutzomyia longipalpis isolate SR_M1_2022 chromosome 4, ASM2433408v1 DNA segment encodes these proteins:
- the LOC129794464 gene encoding uncharacterized protein LOC129794464, which translates to MYIIRKNNLSLIKSRLFSSVQISKANILQFDDEGIEKSWRGAKDYESIPGPTAFNLMRSFLPGGQFHSMQFTEIHQVLTRKYGPIYKLCGSFGRNDIVVVTDPKDFEVVFRTEGSFPVRRGLDTLAYYRRYIRKDTFPTSIGLVNEQGQRWWNLRHKVNDVMMKPQITKGYTTAVDEVSKDFVKKLHNMRDENLETPPDLFYQLNIWALESIANVMLNTRLGLLNEKPNENLGLLMENVKDFFQLMFELDIQPSVWKYYKTAKFNRFVQIMDELHGMIGNYVEKGIKNLQETNTNQQGNSREKGVLEKLYEIDKDVAILMALDALLAGVDTSSSGSFSILYNLAKNPEKQNILREELLKILPEKDSPLTAENMREMPYLRACIKEAFRMMPVVSGNFRGTGRDIVLRGYQIPRDTDVYMPNKAVHMNDHYFPEAESFIPERWLRSQEKHENYNPFTYLPFGYGIRACIGRRFAELEMEALVSRLVRNYHLEWHYPPPGIQSMTINIPMGDLKLRLKEYHIIEELFEESLKKLNNQHFGGEDSKIQKCVFEKLLKIDQRVAKLMIFDLILTGIDTTSSSTLALLYYLAKNPEKQEILRKELLKVLPKKDSLLTEENMKNLPYLRACIKESVRMMPVLSGQMRAPIRNIVLSGYQIPKNTDVFMPNETLYRKECYFTEPNSFIPERWLRESEKCVKINPYVYLPFGYGRRICVGRRIAQLEMETLTSRLIRNFYLEWHHPPPKIRSTTATATEFDDEASRESWKAAKPYESIPGPTTYGLIRGFLAGGQYSGVSMSEVHKKMRNLYGPIYRLKGTFGKGDIVLVFDPKDFEVVYRTEGTFPIRRGLDSLTYYRKVYRKDKYPISHGLVIEQGQGWWDLRQKVNGVMMKPQVTKGYTSAVDEVSSDFVKKLHTLRDTNLETPPNFLLHLNLWTLESIAYITMNMRLGLLGEKPDESVEKLIPSIWKFYKTPKFNRFMEIMDYMHEVIGKFVDKGLENLKENAAKGNSTDRDKSTSSATFMVLYNLAKNPEKQNILREELLKILPDKDSPLTVDNMRNMPYLRASIKEALRVTPVTVGNIRSTGKDIILKGYQIPKHTDVFMNSSMIYTDEHYFPDAKTFLPERWLRSQEKHENYNPFTYLPFGFGHRNCIGRRFAEMEIESLTSRLVRNYHLEWHGPPPDIRLSTINTPHGDLKMTLRDY; encoded by the exons ATGTATATCATTCGAAAGAATAATTTgtctttaattaaatccaGACTATTTTCATCTGTGCAAATTTCAAAG GCAAACATCCTGCAATTTGATGATGAGGGAATTGAGAAGAGCTGGCGGGGTGCAAAGGATTACGAAAGTATTCCTGGACCAACAGCATTTAATCTCATGAGGAGCTTCTTGCCAGGAGGACAATTCCACTCAATGCAATTTACGGAAATTCATCAAGTTCTCACGCGAAAATATGGACCAATTTACAAACTCTGCGGATCATTTGGCAGGAATGATATTGTTGTTGTGACTGATCCTAAAGATTTTGAGGTGGTTTTTCGAACTGAAGGATCTTTCCCTGTGAGACGTGGCCTTGACACCCTTGCGTACTACCGTAGATACATAAGAAAGGATACTTTCCCCACCAGCATTGGTTTGGTTAACGAACAAGGGCAGAGATGGTGGAATTTAAGGCATAAAGTTAATGATGTAATGATGAAACCACAAATTACCAAAGGCTACACAACAGCTGTTGATGAAGTTAGCAAGGATTTTGTTAAGAA gcTACACAATATGAGGGATGAAAATTTGGAAACTCCTCCGGATTTATTTTACCAACTAAATATTTGGGCTTTAGAATCAATTGCCAATGTGATGTTAAACACAAGACTTGGTTTATTAAACGAGAAGCCAAATGAAAATCTTGGGCTGTTAATGGAAAATGTTAAGGATTTCTTTCAACTAATGTTTGAACTTGATATACAACCATCTGTGTGGAAATACTACAAAACAGCCAAATTTAATCGTTTTGTACAAATTATGGATGAATTGCATGG aatgataGGAAATTACGTGGagaaaggaattaaaaatttacaagaaaccAACACTAATCAGCAAGGAAATTCAAGAGAGAAAGGAGTCCTTGAAAAACTCTATGAAATTGACAAAGATGTTGCTATTCTCATGGCATTGGATGCCTTGTTAGCTGGAGTTGATACT tCATCTTCAGGGTCATTCTCGATCCTCTACAATTTGGCTAAAAACCCAGAGAAACAGAACATCCTCAGGGAGGAATTGCTGAAGATTCTTCCGGAAAAGGACTCCCCATTAACAGCGGAAAATATGAGAGAAATGCCATATTTGAGGGCTTGCATCAAGGAAGCATTTAGAATGATGCCCGTTGTGAGTGGAAACTTCCGGGGAACTGGTCGGGATATTGTCCTGCGAGGATATCAAATTCCACGGGAT ACCGACGTCTATATGCCCAATAAAGCCGTTCATATGAATGATCACTACTTCCCCGAAGCTGAATCGTTCATCCCTGAACGTTGGCTGAGGTCACAGGAGAAACATGAGAACTACAACCCCTTCACGTATCTCCCATTTGGCTATGGAATTCGTGCTTGTATCGGTCGTAGATTTGCTGAACTCGAAATGGAAGCTCTAGTGTCACGATTAGTGAGGAATTATCATCTTGAGTGGCACTATCCACCCCCGGGAATTCAATCAATGACCATCAACATACCAATGGGGGACCTAAAGTTGCGTCTTAAGGAGTATCA CATAATTGAAGAATTGTTtgaagaaagtttaaaaaaattaaataatcaacACTTTGGAGGTGAAGACAGCAAAATTCAGAAGTGTGTCttcgaaaaattattaaaaatcgaTCAGAGAGTAGCTAAGCTTATGATATTTGACTTAATTTTAACTGGTATTGATACA ACTTCATCAAGTACATTGGCACTACTGTATTACTTAGCTAAAAACCCAGAGAAGCAGGAAATTCTCAGAAAAGAATTGCTGAAAGTTCTCCCTAAAAAGGACTCTCTATTaacagaagaaaatatgaaaaatctaCCATATTTGCGAGCATGCATAAAAGAATCAGTGAGAATGATGCCAGTACTGAGTGGACAAATGAGAGCACCTATTCGGAATATTGTCCTTAGTGGATACCAAATacccaaaaat accGACGTCTTCATGCCAAATGAAACGCTTTACAGGAAAGAATGCTACTTTACAGAAccaaattcttttattccGGAACGATGGTTAAGAGAATCggaaaaatgtgtgaaaatcaACCCCTATGTATACCTCCCATTTGGATATGGACGTCGTATTTGTGTTGGACGAAGAATTGCACAGCTTGAGATGGAAACTCTCACTTCACGCttaattaggaatttttaCCTTGAGTGGCATCATCCACCACCGAAGATTCGTTCAACAACA gcAACTGCAACGGAATTTGATGATGAAGCAAGTCGAGAGAGTTGGAAGGCAGCAAAGCCCTACGAGAGTATTCCTGGACCAACAACGTACGGACTCATCAGGGGATTCCTTGCTGGTGGACAGTACAGTGGTGTATCAATGTCGGAggttcacaaaaaaatgaggaatcTCTATGGGCCAATTTACAGACTGAAAGGAACTTTTGGGAAGGGTGATATTGTTTTAGTGTTCGATCCCAAAGATTTTGAAGTGGTTTACCGCACAGAAGGAACTTTTCCCATAAGGAGAGGCCTTGACAGCCTTACGTACTACCGAAAGGTGTACAGAAAGGATAAATATCCCATTTCTCATGGCCTAGTTATTGAACAAGGACAAGGATGGTGGGATCTCAGGCAAAAAGTCAATGGTGTTATGATGAAGCCACAAGTTACAAAAGGTTACACTTCGGCTGTTGATGAAGTCAGTTCggattttgttaaaaa gCTACATACACTGAGGGATACAAATCTTGAGACACCACCCAATTTCCTTCTGCATCTCAATCTGTGGACATTGGAATCAATTGCGTACATCACCATGAATATGCGATTAGGCCTCCTTGGAGAGAAGCCCGATGAGAGTGTTGAAAAACTGAT TCCGTCTATTTGGAAATTCTACAAGACACCCAAATTCAATCGTTTCATGGAGATTATGGATTACATGCATGA AgtcattggaaaatttgtaGACAAAGGACTCGAGaacttgaaagaaaatgccGCAAAAGGCAATAGCACCGATCGTGATAAAAGC aCTTCCTCAGCTACCTTTATGGTCCTCTACAACTTGGCTAAAAATCCAGAGAAGCAAAATATCCTCAGGGAAGAACTGCTGAAGATCCTTCCGGATAAGGACTCTCCATTAACAGTAGATAACATGAGAAACATGCCCTACTTGAGAGCCTCCATCAAGGAGGCATTAAGAGTGACACCAGTAACAGTCGGAAATATTAGATCAACGGGCAAGGATATTATTCTGAAAGGATACCAAATTCCTAAACAC acgGATGTATTTATGAATAGCTCGATGATCTACACGGACGAACACTACTTCCCTGATGCAAAAACCTTCCTCCCTGAACGATGGCTTAGGTCACAGGAGAAGCATGAGAACTACAACCCCTTCACGTATCTTCCATTTGGATTTGGGCATCGCAACTGTATAGGACGGAGATTTGCTGAAATGGAAATTGAATCCTTAACATCGCGCCTTGTGAGAAATTATCATCTTGAGTGGCATGGCCCCCCTCCAGACATTCGTTTATCAACAATTAATACCCCTCATGGAGATCTCAAAATGACATTGAGGGATTACTAA
- the LOC129795794 gene encoding transient receptor potential cation channel subfamily V member 6 encodes MGNTESNVTSGVKKQAGTSTQELYKFVNLKGGGLLVDMMKRAAQSKQFAEIDHAIKTKVEPFLYNKGAGKWIPVSSLVLLRNRERPRHKQLPEIRVMENPDDDFDISQYCPEVSEAEYYTNMEAYRDVCWDIKERGAVGETILHLCLLNATSLHADLAKRLLRFYPKLINDIYMCDEYWGENCLHIAIVNEDPAMVKYLLDAGSDVNERCCGNFMCPEDQKASRYDCPDHEYVGLLPFTNYDGYVYWGEYPLSFAACLGQEECYRLVLARGADPDAQDTNGNTVLHMLVIYEKCSTFDMAYEVGSRLSIRNVLNLTPLTLAAKLARVEMFFHILNIEREIYWQLGSVTCAAYPLSQIDTIDVETGHISKDSALNLVVFGDKDEHLELMDGVLIDLLKVKWNTFVKRRFYQQFYLFATYFSVSLASFILRPGPDIEEEEDDDAKVVVSEEQKNHTGLREMYRNWVNVSESNFLSNDTISGISGNATDIDTDLVWINKTNPWWNTYGDCPLMNFESPESKLRIVSEVILLVGAVLYILSALRESRFLGYKMFVENLMTAPSRVMFLFSCCLMMVMPWLRISCSTEMEDHFIVVIMLTTAPYFLFFCRGFKTVGPFVVMIYRMVMGDLLRFVSIYLVFVMGFSQAYYIIFLSFDNPATPEGIDDSESNPVPSPMESFVAMFLMSLGNFGDYYGAMELTNHEVEGKVLFVIFMVIVGVLLVNMLIAMMGNTYQKIAETRNEWQRQWARIVLVVERGVAPAERLKNLMSYSQPMSDGRRALVLRLNMSDDDKEEMKEIMEMKRVHDRLLKKRIAEREKRFQERQKLREKYTTTSSSQEYLTTKAGF; translated from the exons ATGGGAAATACGGAGAGCAATGTAACCAGTGGGGTGAAGAAGCAAGCAGGAACATCCACCCAGGAGCTGTACAAGTTTGTTAATCTCAAAGGTGGTGGCCTCTTGGTGGACATGATGAAGCGTGCTGCACAGAGTAAGCAATTCGCGGAGATTGATCACGCAATCAAGACAAAAGTGGAACCATTTCTGTACAACAAGGGTGCTGGAAAGTGGATTCCAGTTTCCTCGCTCGTCCTGCTGCGGAATCGCGAACGGCCACGGCATAAGCAATTACCGGAAATTCGTGTCATGGAGAATCCAGATGATGATTTCGACATTAGTCAGTACTGCCCTGAGGTGTCCGAAGCTGAATACTACACAAACATGGAGGCATATCGGGATGTTTGTTGGGACATCAAAGAACGCGGTGCTGTTGGAGAGACAATTTTGCACCTGTGCCTCCTAAATGCAACCTCATTGCATGCTGACCTGGCCAAGAGATTGCTGCGCTTCTATCCTAAACTCATCAATGATATTTACATGTGTGATGAGTACTGGGGCGAAAATTGTCTCCATATTGCCATTGTGAATGAAGATCCAGCCATGGTGAAGTACCTCCTGGATGCTGGATCGGATGTCAATGAGCGCTGCTGTGGGAATTTTATGTGTCCCGAAGATCAGAAGGCATCACGCTATGATTGTCCTGATCATGAATACGTTGGGTTGCTTCCATTCACCAACTATGATGG ATACGTCTACTGGGGTGAATATCCACTCAGCTTTGCCGCCTGTTTAGGCCAGGAGGAGTGCTATCGATTGGTCTTGGCACGTGGTGCCGATCCTGATGCTCAGGACACAAATGGCAACACAGTCCTCCATATGCTCGTCATCTATGAGAAATGCTCCACATTCGATATGGCCTACGAAGTGGGATCAAGGCTATCCATCCGGAATGTTTTGAACCTCACACCACTCACCCTGGCCGCCAAACTTGCACGTGTTGAGATGTTCTTTCACATTCTCAACATTGAGCGTGAAATCTACTGGCAATTGGGTAGTGTAACATGTGCAGCCTACCCTCTATCTCAAATTGATACAATTGACGTGGAAACAGGACACATTAGCAAGGATTCCGCCCTTAATCTCGTTGTTTTCGGCGATAAAGATGAACATTTGGAACTAATGGATGGTGTCCTGATTGATTTGCTCAAAGTCAAATGGAATACATTTGTAAAGCGACGCTTCTACCAGCAATTCTATCTTTTCGCAACGTACTTCTCCGTAAGCTTAGCTAGCTTCATTCTGCGTCCTGGACCGGATATtgaggaggaggaagatgaCGATGCAAAGGTAGTTGTGAGTGAGGAGCAAAAGAATCACACAGGTTTGCGTGAAATGTATAGAAATTGGGTAAATGTGAGTGAATCCAACTTCCTCAGCAATGATACCATCTCAGGAATTTCTGGGAATGCAACTGACATCGATACGGATCTTGTGTGGATCAATAAAACCAATCCATGGTGGAATACCTACGGAGATTGCCCACTTATGAACTTTGAAAGTCCCGAGAGTAAATTGAGGATTGTTTCGGAAGTTATTCTCCTTGTAGGAGCTGTTTTGTACATCCTATCTGCTCTTCGGGAGAGTCGTTTCCTTGGCTATAAGATGTTTGTTGAGAATTTG atGACAGCCCCTTCTCGGGTGATGTTTCTCTTTTCCTGCTGCCTCATGATGGTGATGCCGTGGCTTAGAATTTCCTGCTCAACGGAAATGGAGgatcattttattgttgtaatTATGCTCACAACAGCACcgtattttctcttcttctgcCGTGGCTTTAAAACCGTTGGACCCTTCGTTGTGATGATCTATCGAATGGTAATGGGTGATCTGCTTCGATTCGTTTCCATCTACCTTGTCTTTGTGATGGGTTTCTCCCAG GCATACTACATCATTTTCTTGTCATTCGACAACCCCGCTACACCTGAAGGAATCGACGATAGCGAATCAAATCCCGTTCCATCACCAATGGAATCCTTCGTGGCCATGTTCCTAATGTCTCTGGGGAATTTTGGTGATTACTATGGGGCAATGGAGCTCACAAACCACGAAGTTGAGGGTAAAGTTCTCTTTGTCATCTTCATGGTGATCGTTGGTGTTCTCCTGGTTAACATGTTGATCGCCATGATGGGCAATACGTACCAAAAAATCGCCGAAACGCGCAATGAGTGGCAACGACAATGGGCAAGGATTGTTCTTGTTGTTGAGCGTGGTGTTGCTCCGGCTGAACGTCTCAAGAATCTCATGTCCTACAGCCAACCAATGTCCGATGGACGTCGTGCACTGGTGCTGCGTCTCAATATGTCCGATGACGACAAGGAGGAGATGAAGGAAATCATGGAAATGAAGCGTGTTCACGATAGGTTGCTGAAGAAACGAATAGCTGAGCGAGAGAAGCGTTTCCAGGAACGACAGAAGCTCCGAGAAAAATATACAACCACCAGTTCATCCCAAGAATATCTCACCACAAAAGCTGGCTTTTAA